TGAAGATCGACGAGTTCCAGATCGGCGTTGCCGAGACGTTCGACGTGATCGTGACGCCCGAGGACCGGGCCTACAGCTTCGTCTCCGAGGCTATCGATCGCTCCGGCATGGGCCGGGCGACGCTCGCCCCGCGTGAGGGGATGGTCGCCCCGGTCCCGCCGCTTCGTCCGCGCACGCTGCTGACCATGACCGATATGGGCATGGACATGGGGAGCATGGGCGGGATGCAGGGCATGTCCGGCATGAAGGACGAGAGCCCGGTCGCCACGCGCGGGCCGGACCCCACCTTGATGCAGAACGCCTCGCGCAATCTTTGGAAGCTGACGGGCTGGAAGGGGCCGACCGATCACGGGACGGTCGCGGCAGGCGCAGCGATGGCGGGCATGTCCGGCATGTCCGGCATGGACCACAGCCAGATGGGCGGCGCTGTAATGCCCGGGATGGACCATAGCCAAATGGCAGCGGGCGGTGCTGGCATGGCCGGCATGGACCATAGTGCCATGTCGGGCGGATCGGGCCAGGCTGGCGGCATGGCCGGGATGGACCACGGGTCGGGTGGCGGCATGAACATGAACATGCGCGACCCGAAGAATGCGCCGGGCGTGAAGATGGGGCCGGGCGTGCAGACCATCTCCCCGATGCCGAAGGACCGTAGCGGTGAACCGCCCCAGGGTCTGGAGGGCCTGGATCACCGCGTCCTCACCTATCGCGACCTCGTTTCGCTCGCGCCCAACCCCGACGTGCGCGCGCCGTCGCGTCAGTTCGAGATCCATCTGACCGGTAACATGGAGCGCTACATGTGGGGCTTCGACGGGCAGAAGCTGAGCGATCCCGCCGACCCCATCCCGTTCCGCAAAGGCGAGCGGGCGCGGGTGACGTTGGTCAACGATACGATGATGCCGCACCCCATCCATCTCCACGGCCATTTCTTCGAGCTGGTGACGGGGCACGGCAATCATGCGCCGCGCAAGCACACCGTCAACGTGCCGCCTGGAGGCAAGATGACCTTTGATCTGACCGCCGATGCACCCGGCGATTGGGCGTTCCACTGTCACAATCTCTACCACATGACCGCAGGCATGATGCGCGTCGTCACCGTTCGCCCGTTCGCGGGAGAGGCGGCATGAACCGGCTGACCGCGGCGCTCGCCGCCACCACCATGCTCGGCATCGCCGGTCCTGTCGCCGCTCAGTCGATGCAGGGCATGGATCATTCGGCAATGCCGGGCATGACCATGCCGATGCCTGCGAAAAAGAAGCCGGTGGTGAAGCCCACGGCCAAAGGCAAGCCGGCCAAGACTAGGTCAGCTCCTGCGAGGCGACCATCAGCTTCGACGACGAAACGCCGCGCCGCGCCAACGGCCGGCATGAATGGTATGGATCACGGGACCATGCCGGGCATGGATCACTCGTCTATGCCCGGCATGGACCATGCGGCTCCGCAGGGCTCACAGCAGGGCATGGAAGCCATGCCGGGGATGCAGATGCCCGGAAACGGCCAAACGGTCCCTCAGGGCTCCCAGCAGCCGATGCAGGGCATGGACCATTCGGCGATGCCGGGGATGACCATGCCAGCCGACCAGCACAGCGGCCACGACATGCAGGGCATGTCGGGAATGGCCGGAATGCCAGGCATGGCGGCCGATGGGGTGCAGCAGACTGGCACCGCGCTTCCCGCAGGAAACGCCCCCGCCCCGCCCCTGCCGACCGACCATGCGGCCGACAGCGTTTACGGCGCGGACGCGATGGCGATGGGTCGCCATCACCTTCAGCAGCATCACGGCGGTCAAAACTTCAGCCAGGTGCTATTGAACCTCGCTGAGTATCAATTCCGCAACGGTCGTGACGGCTATCGCTGGGATGGCGAGGCGTGGTTCGGGGGTGACATCAACCGCCTCTTCATCAAGTCTGAGGGCGAGGGAGCCTTCCGCGAGGGCATCGAGAGCGCCGAGGTGCAGGCGCTCTATAGCCGGACCATTGGCCCTTATTTCAATCTACAAGCGGGTGTCCGCCAGGATTTGGGGCCGTCCCCGAAACGCACCTATGCGACCGTCGGGCTGGAGGGGCTGGCACCGGGCTTCTTCGAGCTAGAGGGCGCGGTATTCCTGTCCAACAAGGGCGACCTGCTAGGGCGGCTTGAGGGCTATTACGACCAGCGCATCACCCAGCGGCTGATCCTGCAACCGCGCGCCGAGCTCAATTTCGCTGCGCAGGACGTGCCGGAAAACCGGATCGGATCGGGCCTATCCAACGCCGAGCTTGGATTGCGGCTGCGTTATGAGATCCGGCGCGAGTTCGCCCCCTATGTCGGCGTGTCATGGGATCGCCGCTTCGGCGACACCGCCCGCTACGCGCGCGCCGATGGGGATCGCGCAACGTCCAAGAGCATCGTCGCCGGCGTTCGTGTCTGGTTCTGATCGATGGAGGAACAGATGGCTCAAGACGGCAGGCGCTCGATAAGGCAGCACTTCCCGAGCCTGCCGTTCGTAGGCGCCCTGGCGATCGTCCTGGCGCTGGGCGCAGCCGCGTTTATCTACCTTGGCGTGTATAACATCGCGGCCGACGAACCGCACACGCCGGCGGTCTATTCAATGCTCGAACGCCTGCGCGATCGGTCGATTGAGGCACGCGCGCGCGGCATAACACCCCCGGCCGATCTGGCATCGGCGCAGCGCGTGTCAGTCGGCGCGGGCCTTTACGGAGAAATGTGTTCCGGTTGCCATCTCGGCCCCGGCGTCGAGAAATCCGAGATGAGCCAGGGCCTCTATCCACAGGCGCCGGAACTCGCGCGCGCTCAAGATCTCACCCCCGCCCAGCAATTCTGGATCATCAAGCACGGGGTGAAGCTCAGCGCCATGCCGGCATGGGGCAAGACGCATCCCGACCCCCTAATTTGGAATATGGTCGCGTTCGTCCGCAAGCTCCCCGGCATGACGCCCGAACAGTATAAGGCACTGGTCGCGAGCGCCCCGGCCGATCACGACGAGATGATGAAGGACATGCCGGGTATGAAGTGACCCCGGCGACGAGGTTGAGGGAGGAGTGGTTCTGAAAAGCGCGAAACTGAGGCTGCATCTACTCGCGAGCCGCACGCACAAATGGCTCGCGATCATCATCGGCGCGCAGCTCCTGCTATGGTTCGCAAGCGGCGCCCTGATGAGCTTCCTGCCGATCGATCGGGTGCATGGCGATCACCTCGTTGACCGCAAAGCCGCGGCGCCCCTTCCCCGCGGCAGCACGTTCGCCCCACCATCGGCGATCGTAGGCGCAGCAGATGCGCCCATCGAGGCCATCACCTATCGCATGTGGCTTGGCCGCCCGGTCGCCGAGGTCGCGACAGCCAAGGGAACGCGCCTGTTCGACGCCGCGACGGGCCAAGCGCTGCCAGCACCAACGGCTCGTGAGGCCGAGGAGATCGCGCGTTTGGCATGGCGTGGCGGTGCTCGACCAGCGGCGAAGGTAGAGCGGATCGAGCGCGCCAGCCCCGAATATCGCGGCACGCTCCCCGCCTGGCGCGTCGCGTTCGCCGACCTCGATTCCACCCGCGTCTTTGTCGCGGCGGACACCGGTCGGATCTCGGCTGTCCGAACCGGCACTTGGCGGCTCTACGACTTCTTCTGGGGCCTTCACATCATGGATTGGACGAATCACGAGAACTTCAACACGCCCTGGCTGCTCGCCTTCGCGATCGGTGGGCTTGCGCTTTGGTTAGGGGGGGCAGTGCTTCTCTACATGCGATGGCCCAAAACGCGGCGTCGCAACATCGTGATCGAGGCATAATATACGCGGCTCAGGAGCGTAGCCCTCGGAAATAAAGTCCTGTTTCCTGACAATTTCTCGCGCGTTCTAGCACCCCGGGTGAGGGATAGCCGCCTCGCACGCGTAGAAGTCTTAGAACCCAGGGAGATCAATAATGCGCTTCGCACCAACATTCGCAGCTTTGGCGCTGCTCGCCACGCCCGCCCTCGCGCAGCAGAGCGGCGGAATGCAGGGCATGAACCACGGTCAGATGGCCGGCATGAACCACGACGACATGGCGGGCATGATGGCCGGCAATCCCTACGGCCAGGCCGAGATGGACATGCATCAGAAGATGATGGCGGCCAAGCAGGGCGACGCGGCCGAAATGTGGACGCGCAAGATGATCGAGCATCACCGAGGCGCCATCGCCATGTCGCGCGTTGCGGTGCGTGACGCGCGCGACGCCGAGACCAAGCGCATGGCGCAGATGACGATCACGAAACAGGAAAAGGATATTGCCGAGCTGCAGGCGTGGCTCAGCAAGCACGGCAAGCGCCCGCAATAAGGGAGCGCTGCCCCGCCCTGTCGATCCCCCTACCCCCCGGCAGGGCGGGGATTTCCTTTTAGAGCCCGACTCATAATTCGAGTTTTGCGATACGGCGTGTCATGCGCCTGATGGAAGCGATGATGAGCCAGGCTTCGGCGGAGGCGACGGACGCCTCCCAATCTTTGGCGAGACGCCGACATCGGTTGAGCCATGCGATGGTGCGCTCGACGACCCAGCGCCGGGGCAGGACGACGAAGCGGTGGGCATCGGAACGCCGGACGATCTCGATGGCGAGGTGGTCGATATGCGCGATAGCGGCGGCCAGTTTCTGCCCGGCATAGCCGCCATCGGCGAAGAAACGGCTCAGGGACGGATAGGCGTCGCGACAGCGTTCGATGAGGTCCGGTGCGCCGTCGCGGTCCTGGATGTCAGCGGAGAGCACCAGTCCGTCGAGGAGGTTGCCGGCCGTGTCGGTCGCGATATGGCGCTTGCGGCCCTTGATCTTCTTGCCGGCATCATAGCCGCGCGGCCCACCCGCTTCGGTGGTCTTGACCGACTGGCTGTCGATGATGCCCGCAGTCGGTTCTGCCTCGCGCCCTTCGGCAATCCGTACTCCGGCTACCAGCACCGCGTTGATCGCATCGAGCAGGCCGCTGTCGCGCATCCGGTAGAAATGGTACTGCACGGTCGTGAACGGGGGAAAGTCCCGGGGCAGTTGCGCCCACTGGCATCCCGTCGCGGCAAGGTACTGGATCGCGTTCCACAGATCCCGTGCCCGGTGCAGGCGCGGGCGGCCCACCTTCGTCGTTCGAGCCAGCAGCGGCGCAATGATCGCCCATTCCGCATCGGTGCAGTCGCTTGTGTAACGCAGCCTACTTCTGTCATGCTCGCGACGAGCGGTTTCGGTCCAGCCCATGTGCTCTCCAAGGTCTTCGCAAAACCCGGTGAATCACAACTGACTGAAATCGCTCAACCTAATTTTCGGTCGGGTTCTTAGGAGCTGATGATGAAGAATGGTGTTCGTGGCGCCGTCGCCGCCTTGCTAATGACCATCCCAGCGGTCGCATCGGCCGCGGCCGACATCGCCATGCACCGCGATCCGGGTTGCGGCTGTTGCGAGAAATGGGCGGCGCAGGTGCGTCAGCAGTTCGGCCGCAAGGTCCAGATCATCGACGATGATCGCCGTGAGGTGCTGCAGCGTAAGATCGGCCTGCCCGCTGACCTCGCGTCCTGCCATACCGCGATCATCGACGGCATGGCGTTTGAGGGACATGTCCCGATCGCGGACATGAAGCGCGCGCTGGCCCAGCATCCTAAAGGCGTGCGCGGCTTGGCCGTGGCCGGAATGCCGATGGGCTCACCGGGCATGGAGGTGCCCGGCATGAGAACCCAGCCCTATGACGTCATTGCGTTCGGTGCCGCTGGCCGGCGTGTCTTTGCTAGCCACGGCGCCTAAACGACAGGTTGTCTTGTGAGCGGCAAATCTTCCCCGGCGCTTCATGCCGGCACTACGGCACCCGGCAAACCACCCGTATTGACCTCGGCGTTGACAATTGGGATAGTATCCGGGTGTTGAAAGCTCGTCTTTCTCTCTTGCTTCTTGTTGGAGCGTTGCTTGGCCTTTTGGGCCAAGGAATTGCGTATGCGGCCGGCCCATCGCTCTCACCCAAGATGGCGATGAGCCATGTCACCCCATCCCGCATGGATTGCGCGGGTATGGCGACCCCGGATCCGTCATCGGAACACCCATGCAAAGGACTGACGCTGGCGTGTATCGCCCAAATGGGATGCGTTGTTCCCATGACGTTTGAGGAGCCGGCAAGAGTGCTGAAGCGCTCGATCGCATCTCAAATCGTTATCTGGCCTGCCAGCCGGGCACTTGCCGGCCTCAACGTCGCTCCCGAGCCCGAACCGCCTACCGTTTGATCGAGTCAAGCCGTGTCAGGCTGCAGCCGTTCGCCGGTTGCGGCTCTGCCGATTTTAAATCTCGATCAAATTGGAAAGTGACATGAAAACGTTCATCTTGGCGGTATTTGCCGCTAGCCTCGCCGCGTCGGCAGCGACGGCGGCCACATCTGAAAATAAAAGCAATGGTCATTGGGAGTGGCGTTCCAATTACCAGCCGGGCCCGCGGGCGCCGCTTCAAGCCCCACGTCGCGTATGGGTTACGGACGTTCCCCAGTCGAGCGCCTGCGTGTGCCCGATGATGGAACGCGGTCGCGACGCCTGCATGTCAATGAAGGGCGGCCAGTCAACTTAAGCTGGCGAGCCTGAACAGGTGCCGGGCTCCGATCAACCATTTGGAGCCCGGCCATCATTATGACATGAAGGGACTAGAGGGATGCGCGCATCCATGATGCTCGCGGTCGCCGCGCTCACGACGAGCGCCGCGCACGCGCAGACACTTACCTATGACCAAGCGCTGCGCGATGCGGTTGCCAACGCCCCGGGAGCGGTTGCCGGTCGCGCGGGGGTCAGCGCCGCCCAAGCCGATGCACGTGCGGCGGGAAGCCTTCCGGACCCCCGTGTGTCGATCGGAATCGAGAATTATCCTGTCTCTGGGCCACCCGCCTTCTCCCTATCCAGAGACGACATGACGATGGGGCGTGTCGGTTTCCAACAGGACCTACCCAACCTTGCCAAGCGTCATGCCGCGCAAGCGCAGGCACGCGCCGTGATCGCAACGGCAGAAGCATCGCAAGCGACCAAGCTCCGGGAGGTGCGATTGGGAGCGGGGCAGGCATGGATCGACCTTGCTTATGCCGAGCGTCGACTAGCTGCCCTCGACACCGTTCTGCTATTCCTTCGATCTCTCCCTTCCGCTGCGCGGGCCGCCGTGACGACCGGTTCGGTCCGCCCTGGTCAGACACTGACGACCGATCAGGAGATCGCGGCACTCGACGACCGCCGCGACGAGTTGATGGCCGCCGTTGCGCGCGCCCGCGCGATGCTGGCTCGCTGGACCGGCGTATCGGCGCCCGAGATTGCCGGCGATATGCCCGCGATCGATCTGGCTCCGGCGCGGCTGCGGGACGCGCTCAGCCTTCACTCCGACATGGTTCTCGCCGAGGCCGGTATTCAGCGCGCGCAGGCCGACGTGGATGCGGCGCGAGCGGAGAAGCGACCCGATTGGGGGGTAGAGGTAGCTTATCAACGCCGTGACCCCCGGTATGGCGACATGGTGTCGGCGGGAGTTTCGATGAGCCTGCCGCTGTTCGCTCGATCGCGTCAGAACCCGCGCATCGAAGCCCGCAAATCCGCACAGGCGCAGGCCGAGGCCGCGCGCGAAGAAACCCGGCGCACATTGGCAGCCGATCTGGAGGCCGCGCTGGCGGACCACCAAATGCATCACAGCCAATGGCAGCGCGCGCGCGACGTGCTCCTTCCGCTCGCTCGGAAGCGAGCCGATCTGGAGATAGCGAGCTACTCTGCCGGTCGCGCGAGTCTTGCGGATGCCATCGAAGCCAAGACCGCGCTCGCCGACGCCGAGCTGACCGTGCTCGACCGTGAGGCGCTCGTCGCCGCAGACTCTGTCCGCCTCACCATTACCTTCGGGAGCGCCGATCGATGAGCGACACTACCATTACCCGCGCCCGCCTTGTCACCGCGGTAAGCGCGCTGGTGCTGGTCGCAGGGGGCGTGGGCTTCGGGCTCGCGAAACTTGGCACGTCCTCGGCTGCCGATCAAACGGCATCCCCAGCCCCGCAGAAGAAGATCCTCTACTGGTATGATCCGATGATCCCGGGGGAGCGGCACGACGGCCCGGGTCTCTCGTCGATGGGGATGAAACTGATCCCCCGCTATGCCGACGAGGGCGCAGGCGGTAGCGCCGCACCGGGCGTAGCGATCGATCCGGCCAGCCTCCAGCGGCTCGGCGCGCGGATCGTCACGGTCGAACGCGGATCGTTGTCAAACTCGGCCTCGGCAACCGGCAGCATCGAGTTCAATGACCGCAACGTTGCGGTCGTGCAGGCACGCAGCGGCGGCTTCGTTCAGCGCGTCTATGCGCGCGCGCCAGGCGATGTCGTGCCGGCAGGCGCCCCGCTCGCCGATATCCTTGTGCCCGAATGGGCGGGCGCGCAGGCGGAGTATCTCGCCGTGCGCCGCACCGGGGATGCCGGGCTCACGCGGGCGGCACGAGAGCGCCTGTTGCTTCTCGGGATGCCCGCCGGATCGATTGCATCGGCGGAGTGGCGCGGCCGACCGCAAGGTGTGACGACGATCAGCACGCCCGTGGGGGGCGTCATCAAGACGCTCGGCGTCCGACAGGGGATGACGGTCGCGCAAGGACAGACACTGGCGGAGGTGAACGGCCTCGCCACCGTGTGGCTGAACGCGGCTGTCCCTGAGGCCCTCGCAGGAAACCTGCGGATCGGCACGCCCGTCATCGCCACGCTGGCGGCTTTCCCGGGCGAAAGCTTCAGGGGCCGCATCGCTGCGATCCTGCCCCAGGCCGAGGCAGCGAGCCGCACGCTCACAATCCGCGTCGAGCTCCCCAACCGTGCCGGCCGGTTGCGCCCCGGTATGTTCGCCAGCGTGGCGCTCGACCAGGGGAGCCGCGATGCACTCCTTGTTCCGAGTGAGGCCGTGATCCGGACCGGCCGGCGCACACTCGTCATGTTGGCAGGGCCGGGTGGACGCTTTCGACCCGCCGAGGTTCGCACTGGCGCAGAAGGCGGCGGCAAAACCGAGATAGTCGCCGGCCTGACCGAGGGTGAGAAGGTTGTCGCGTCGGGCCAGTTCCTGATCGACTCCGAAGCGAGCCTCGCTGGCCTCGATGCGCGTCCGATTGGTGTCGAAGCGTCACCCGCAACAAAGCCGGCCGTGAAACCCACCGCGTCGATCTACGAGACGGTCGGCAGCATCGAGGCGATCGATCGCAGTTCCGTCACCCTGTCCCATCAGCCCGTTCCGGCGATCGGCTGGCCGGCCATGACAATGACGTTCCGCGTCGCCGATCCCGCGTTGGTGCGTGGGTATCGCAAGGGTGAGCGGGTGCGGTTCGGCTTTGATCAACCCGCCGATGGTCCAACGCTGCGCCGCATGACGCGCGAGGCTGGGCGATGATTGCCGCGATCATCCGCTGGTCGGTCGCGAACCGCTTCCTCGTCGTCCTGGCGGCCATCGCGCTCGCCATGGCCGGGGTGTTCGCAATGCGTGCCACCCCCGTCGATGCGCTCCCCGACCTGTCCGACACGCAGGTCATCATCCGCACGAGCTGGCCGGGCCAAGCCCCGCAGATCGTCGAGAACCAGGTGACGTATCCGCTCACCACGACGATGCTGTCCGTGCCTGGCGCGAAAACCGTGCGCGGCTATTCGTTCTTCGGCGACAGCTACGTCTATGTCCTCTTCGAGGATGGGACCGACCTCTATTGGGCGCGCTCACGCGTGCTGGAGTATCTGAGCCAGGTGCAGGGACGGCTTCCCCAAGGCGCGCAGGCCGCGCTGGGTCCTGATGCGACGGGGGTCGGCTGGGTCTATGAATACACGCTGTTGGACCGCACCGGCCGCCGTGACCTGTCGCAGCTCCGATCCTTGCAGGACTGGTTCCTACGTTATGAACTGAAAACGCTGCCCGGCGTTGCGGAGGTGGCGAGCATCGGCGGAATGGTGAAGCAATATCAGGTGCTGCTCGACCCGACGCGGCTCGCCGCATTCGGTGTCACGCACACTCAGGCCGTCGATGCCATTCGCCGCGCCAATCAGGAGGCCGGCGGGTCCGTCCTCGAGCTGGGCGAAGCCGAATATATGGTGCGCGCGTCAGGTTACTTGCGCACCGTCGACGATTTCCGCGCGATCCCGCTCAAGGTCGCCGGTGCCGGCGTCCCCGTTACCTTGGGCGACGTCGCGTCGATCCAGATCGGCCCCGAGATGCGCCGCGGCATCGCCGAGCTGAACGGCGAAGGCGAGGTCGCGGGCGGAGTCGTCATCCTGCGTCAGGGCAAGAATGCACGGCAGACGATCGAAGCCGTCAAGGCCAAGCTCGCGGAACTGAAAGCGAGCCTTCCCCCCGGCGTCGAGATCGTCACCACCTATGACCGCTCGCAATTGATCGACCGCGCGGTGGAGAATTTGACGGGCAAGCTGATCGAGGAGTTCGTCGTCGTCGCGATCATCTGCGGGTTGTTTCTGTGGCATGTCCGGTCTGCGCTGGTCGCGATCGTCACCTTGCCTCTGGGGGTGCTCGCGGCCTTGCTCGTCATGCGTGTGCAGGGGGTGAACGCCAACATCATGTCTTTGGGCGGTATCGCCATCGCGATCGGCGCGATGGTCGATGCCGCGATCGTGATGATCGAGAACGCGCACAAGCGGATCGAGCGATGGGAACACGACCATCCGGGCGTGGCGCTGGCGGGCGAGGAACGCTGGCGCGTCATCACCGAGGCCGCGGCCGAGGTCGGGCCGGCGCTGTTCTTCAGCCTCGTCATCATCACGCTGTCGTTCGTGCCGGTGTTCACGCTCGAAGCGCAGGAGGGACGGCTGTTCGCCCCGCTCGCCTTCACCAAGAGCTATGCGATGGCGGCAGCGGCGATCCTGTCGGTAACGCTCGTGCCGGTCCTGATGGGATGGCTGATCCGGGGACGCATTCCGGCCGAGAACGACAACATTATCAACCGCGTGCTCACCCGTGCCTATCGCCCGGCGCTCGACCGCGTGTTGGCGCGGCCTTGGGCGGCGATCGGCATCGCCGCCCTGGTACTGGCGACGACGGCATGGCCGCTGACCCGATTGGGTGGCGAGTTCATCCCGACGATGGATGAGGGCGATCTGCTCTACATGCCGTCCGCGCTTCCCGGCCTTTCGGCCGCGAGCGCCTCGGCCCTGCTCCAGCGCACAGACCGGCTGATAAAAACCGTTCCCGAGGTCAAAACCGTGTTCGGCAAAGCCGGGCGCGCCGAGACCGCGACCGACCCGGCACCGCTCGAGATGTTCGAGACGACCATCCAATTCAAGCCGCGCGATCAATGGCGCGCGGGGATGACGCCGGCAAAGCTGGTGGAGGAGCTGGACCGCACAGTGCGCGTGCCCGGCCTCACGAACGTATGGGTGCCTCCGATCCGCAATCGGATCGATATGCTCGCGACCGGCATCAAGAGTCCCATCGGGGTGAAAGTGTCGGGGTCCAACCTCTCCGAGCTGGACCGCATCGCCGGCAGCATCGAACGTGTCGCCAGGACCGTGCCGGGCGTCAGCTCGGCATTGGCAGAACGGTTGACCGGAGGCCGCTATGTCGATGTCGATATCGATCGGGTGACCGCGGGGCGCTACGGTCTCAACATCGCCGATGTGCAGGAGATTGTGTCCGGCGCGATCGGCGGCGAGACGATCGGCCAGACGGTGGAGGGCCTTGCCCGCTACCCGATCAGCGTCCGCTACCCCCGCGAGCTGCGTGACAGTCTGGAGGGACTGCGAACGCTCCCAATCGTCACCGCATCGGGTCAGCAGATCACACTCGGCACCGTCGCATCCGTGTCGATCGCGGAAGGTCCACCGATGCTCAAGACGGAAAATGGTCGACTCTCGACATGGGTCTATGTCGACGTGCGCGGGCGCGACCTGGCCTCCACGGTCGCCGATCTGCGCCGTGCTGTTGGCAAAGATGTTCGGCTCAGCCCCGGCGTCTCGATCGCCTATTCCGGACAATTCGAGTATCTGCAGCGTGCCGAGGCTCGGTTGATGCTCGTCGTGCCGGCGACACTCGCGATCATCTTCCTTCTCCTCTACCTTACCTTCGGTCGCCTCGACGAGGCGGCGCTTATCATGGGCACACTGCCCTTCGCGCTGACCGGCGGCATCTGGACATTATGGCTGCTCGGCTATGCGCAATCGGTCGCCACAGGTGTCGGGTTCATCGCGCTCGCCGGCGTGTCGGCGGAGTTCGGCGTCGTCATGCTGATCTACCTGAAACACGCATTGGCCGAGCGCGGGCCGTCACCGTCGGGCGAGCAAGTATCGGAAGCGATCAGGGAGGGCGCGCTGTTGCGGGTACGTCCCAAGGCGATGACCGTCGCTGTCATCGTCGCCGGGCTGTTCCCCGTGCTGATCGGGCATGGCGCCGGATCGGAGGTGATGAGCCGGATCGCCGCGCCGATGATCGGTGGAATGCTGACCGCCCCTTTCCTCTCCATGTTCATCCTGCCAGCCGCCTACTTGCTCTTGCGGCGGCGAGCTTCAACCCGCCCCGAAAGGAAGATCTGATGAAAGCCACTTTCTCCATGCGCGCCGCATTCATGCTACTAGTCACGCCGATCGCAGCGAGCGCTCTTGCTCAAGGCAGCAGGCCGGCTGCATCGGCTGTAAAATCCGGCAGCGGATCGGGGACGATCACTGCCGTCGACGCGAAAGGTGGAACCGTAACCATCAAGCACGGCCCGATCCCGACGATCGGCTGGCCCGCAATGACGATGACCTTCCGGGCATCCCCCCCGACCCTGCTCAAGGGACTGCGGTCGGGGCAGCGGGTCGCATTCACCGCCAAGGCGAAGGGTATGACGGCAGAAGTTACGGCGATCAGCCCGCATTGACGACGCGTGCCGACCTTCGCGTCAGTGCGCCATCGCCAGCACGGGCGGCGCAGCGATCATCCACAGCGCCATCGCGACCATCATCAGGTTTTCGGTGAGCGAGATGAAGCCGAGCGGCACGTTGCTGTCCCCGCCCACGCACGCGCATTTCAGCTCACGCTTGTCGATGTAGACGGCCTTGAACACCGACACCGCGCCGATCGTACCGATAACGAGCGCGACGGGCACCGACAGCCAGGTCAACGCGCCGGCTGCCATCAGGACGCCCGCCGCTCCTTCCGCGTAGGGATAGACATAGGAATAGGGCACCCAGCGCTTCGCGAGCAGATCGTAGTTGAGGAACATGCTCGAGAAGCTCTCGACGTTCTGGAGCTTGAGCATCGCCAGAGCGCACATCGAGAACGCGATGAACCATTCACCCGCCCGCACCGTGAAGGGCGTGCCGAGTACCGCATAGCTGGCGGCGAGCGCCATCAGCGCCGTCATCGCGA
This window of the Sphingomonas sp. FARSPH genome carries:
- a CDS encoding efflux RND transporter periplasmic adaptor subunit; amino-acid sequence: MSDTTITRARLVTAVSALVLVAGGVGFGLAKLGTSSAADQTASPAPQKKILYWYDPMIPGERHDGPGLSSMGMKLIPRYADEGAGGSAAPGVAIDPASLQRLGARIVTVERGSLSNSASATGSIEFNDRNVAVVQARSGGFVQRVYARAPGDVVPAGAPLADILVPEWAGAQAEYLAVRRTGDAGLTRAARERLLLLGMPAGSIASAEWRGRPQGVTTISTPVGGVIKTLGVRQGMTVAQGQTLAEVNGLATVWLNAAVPEALAGNLRIGTPVIATLAAFPGESFRGRIAAILPQAEAASRTLTIRVELPNRAGRLRPGMFASVALDQGSRDALLVPSEAVIRTGRRTLVMLAGPGGRFRPAEVRTGAEGGGKTEIVAGLTEGEKVVASGQFLIDSEASLAGLDARPIGVEASPATKPAVKPTASIYETVGSIEAIDRSSVTLSHQPVPAIGWPAMTMTFRVADPALVRGYRKGERVRFGFDQPADGPTLRRMTREAGR
- a CDS encoding copper-binding protein codes for the protein MKATFSMRAAFMLLVTPIAASALAQGSRPAASAVKSGSGSGTITAVDAKGGTVTIKHGPIPTIGWPAMTMTFRASPPTLLKGLRSGQRVAFTAKAKGMTAEVTAISPH
- a CDS encoding glutaredoxin family protein is translated as MASAPAKQATIYRMVMPEHTCPFGLKAKDLLRREGYAVDDHWLMTREETDAFKAKHGVKTTPQIFIAGERVGGYDDLRRFFGKMVRDPKAVTYRPVIAVFAMTALMALAASYAVLGTPFTVRAGEWFIAFSMCALAMLKLQNVESFSSMFLNYDLLAKRWVPYSYVYPYAEGAAGVLMAAGALTWLSVPVALVIGTIGAVSVFKAVYIDKRELKCACVGGDSNVPLGFISLTENLMMVAMALWMIAAPPVLAMAH
- a CDS encoding efflux RND transporter permease subunit encodes the protein MIAAIIRWSVANRFLVVLAAIALAMAGVFAMRATPVDALPDLSDTQVIIRTSWPGQAPQIVENQVTYPLTTTMLSVPGAKTVRGYSFFGDSYVYVLFEDGTDLYWARSRVLEYLSQVQGRLPQGAQAALGPDATGVGWVYEYTLLDRTGRRDLSQLRSLQDWFLRYELKTLPGVAEVASIGGMVKQYQVLLDPTRLAAFGVTHTQAVDAIRRANQEAGGSVLELGEAEYMVRASGYLRTVDDFRAIPLKVAGAGVPVTLGDVASIQIGPEMRRGIAELNGEGEVAGGVVILRQGKNARQTIEAVKAKLAELKASLPPGVEIVTTYDRSQLIDRAVENLTGKLIEEFVVVAIICGLFLWHVRSALVAIVTLPLGVLAALLVMRVQGVNANIMSLGGIAIAIGAMVDAAIVMIENAHKRIERWEHDHPGVALAGEERWRVITEAAAEVGPALFFSLVIITLSFVPVFTLEAQEGRLFAPLAFTKSYAMAAAAILSVTLVPVLMGWLIRGRIPAENDNIINRVLTRAYRPALDRVLARPWAAIGIAALVLATTAWPLTRLGGEFIPTMDEGDLLYMPSALPGLSAASASALLQRTDRLIKTVPEVKTVFGKAGRAETATDPAPLEMFETTIQFKPRDQWRAGMTPAKLVEELDRTVRVPGLTNVWVPPIRNRIDMLATGIKSPIGVKVSGSNLSELDRIAGSIERVARTVPGVSSALAERLTGGRYVDVDIDRVTAGRYGLNIADVQEIVSGAIGGETIGQTVEGLARYPISVRYPRELRDSLEGLRTLPIVTASGQQITLGTVASVSIAEGPPMLKTENGRLSTWVYVDVRGRDLASTVADLRRAVGKDVRLSPGVSIAYSGQFEYLQRAEARLMLVVPATLAIIFLLLYLTFGRLDEAALIMGTLPFALTGGIWTLWLLGYAQSVATGVGFIALAGVSAEFGVVMLIYLKHALAERGPSPSGEQVSEAIREGALLRVRPKAMTVAVIVAGLFPVLIGHGAGSEVMSRIAAPMIGGMLTAPFLSMFILPAAYLLLRRRASTRPERKI
- a CDS encoding TolC family protein produces the protein MRASMMLAVAALTTSAAHAQTLTYDQALRDAVANAPGAVAGRAGVSAAQADARAAGSLPDPRVSIGIENYPVSGPPAFSLSRDDMTMGRVGFQQDLPNLAKRHAAQAQARAVIATAEASQATKLREVRLGAGQAWIDLAYAERRLAALDTVLLFLRSLPSAARAAVTTGSVRPGQTLTTDQEIAALDDRRDELMAAVARARAMLARWTGVSAPEIAGDMPAIDLAPARLRDALSLHSDMVLAEAGIQRAQADVDAARAEKRPDWGVEVAYQRRDPRYGDMVSAGVSMSLPLFARSRQNPRIEARKSAQAQAEAAREETRRTLAADLEAALADHQMHHSQWQRARDVLLPLARKRADLEIASYSAGRASLADAIEAKTALADAELTVLDREALVAADSVRLTITFGSADR